One region of Dissulfurirhabdus thermomarina genomic DNA includes:
- a CDS encoding sulfite exporter TauE/SafE family protein: MAPWAAWLVVGGAAFVHGLAGFGSALFAMPLLALYLDLRTVSPAVALMGLTLNLVLLWQLRGRVAWRHLPPVLAGALAGVPVGVGILREWPVAWLKAVLGVVLVAYGAWRLRRRPTPGAGDRPWPAALLGFAAGCLGGAFNTSGPPVILWAGRQPWPKDTVKATLQAFFLVLSAGVVAGHAWAGLIDARVTAFYLSTLPALLAGLALGAFLYRRVTTEGYRDLLHLALVGLGLLSLWSARGG, encoded by the coding sequence GTGGCGCCCTGGGCGGCCTGGCTCGTGGTGGGGGGCGCCGCCTTCGTGCACGGGCTGGCGGGGTTCGGCTCGGCCCTCTTCGCCATGCCGCTCCTGGCCCTCTACCTGGATCTCCGGACCGTGAGCCCGGCGGTGGCCCTCATGGGGCTCACCCTGAACCTCGTCCTCCTCTGGCAGCTCCGGGGCCGGGTGGCCTGGCGGCACCTGCCGCCCGTCCTCGCCGGGGCCCTGGCCGGCGTGCCGGTGGGGGTGGGGATCCTGCGGGAATGGCCCGTGGCGTGGCTGAAGGCCGTTCTCGGGGTGGTGCTCGTGGCCTACGGGGCCTGGCGGCTGCGCCGCCGCCCGACGCCGGGCGCGGGGGACCGGCCCTGGCCGGCCGCGCTCCTGGGCTTTGCCGCCGGGTGCCTCGGGGGGGCGTTCAACACCTCGGGCCCGCCGGTGATCCTCTGGGCGGGCCGCCAGCCCTGGCCGAAGGACACCGTGAAGGCCACGCTCCAGGCCTTCTTCCTCGTCCTCTCCGCCGGGGTGGTCGCCGGCCATGCCTGGGCCGGGCTGATCGACGCCCGGGTCACCGCCTTCTACCTCTCGACGCTCCCCGCGCTCCTGGCGGGGCTCGCCCTCGGGGCGTTCCTCTATCGCCGTGTCACCACCGAGGGGTACCGGGATCTCCTCCACCTGGCCCTGGTCGGCCTCGGCCTCCTCTCCCTCTGGAGCGCCAGGGGCGGGTGA
- a CDS encoding double zinc ribbon domain-containing protein, translating into MLGIRRRHRGRALIRRGAALLRDLVFPPRCAACDRPLAPGGADRLCGACRSEVRAVTPPCCTACGEPFHGPPGTGHLCGRCLRQPPPFAAARASFRYEGPVRVLLQRFKYRDDGHAFRALCELARAAPAPDLPPPDLLVPVPLHPARLRERGFNQALRLSRRLFPGVPAAPGLLRRVRPTPPQARLPLDERRRNVRGAFAAAGPPPGDGRILLVDDVMTTGATLAECARVLRRAGAGEVYAYAAARAVRG; encoded by the coding sequence GTGCTCGGAATTCGCCGACGCCATCGTGGCCGCGCTCTGATCCGCCGGGGCGCGGCCCTCCTCCGCGACCTGGTCTTCCCGCCCCGGTGCGCGGCCTGCGACCGGCCGCTCGCCCCGGGCGGCGCGGACCGCCTCTGCGGGGCCTGCCGCTCGGAGGTCCGCGCCGTCACCCCGCCCTGCTGCACCGCCTGCGGGGAACCCTTCCACGGCCCGCCGGGCACCGGCCACCTCTGCGGCCGGTGCCTCCGACAGCCCCCGCCCTTCGCCGCAGCCCGGGCCTCCTTCCGGTACGAGGGCCCGGTCCGGGTGCTCCTCCAGCGCTTCAAGTACCGGGACGACGGCCACGCCTTCCGCGCCCTCTGCGAGCTGGCCCGGGCCGCCCCGGCGCCGGATCTCCCCCCGCCGGACCTCCTCGTTCCCGTGCCGCTCCACCCGGCACGGCTCCGGGAACGGGGCTTCAACCAGGCCCTGCGCCTTTCCCGGCGGCTCTTCCCCGGCGTCCCTGCCGCGCCGGGCCTCCTCCGCCGGGTGCGCCCCACCCCGCCCCAGGCCCGCCTCCCCCTCGACGAGCGGCGCCGGAACGTCCGCGGGGCCTTCGCCGCCGCCGGCCCGCCCCCGGGCGACGGGCGGATCCTCCTCGTGGACGACGTCATGACCACCGGGGCCACCCTCGCCGAGTGCGCCCGGGTGCTCCGCCGGGCCGGGGCGGGGGAGGTCTACGCCTATGCCGCCGCCCGGGCGGTCCGCGGCTGA